Proteins from a genomic interval of bacterium:
- the pstA gene encoding phosphate ABC transporter permease PstA has translation MRLPPGLVQRLAFAALTGAMIVVALPVVGIVTMMIVKGAPGLTAKLFFQGSQALLPAIVGTVYLVLLTAAIAAPVGILAAVYLSEYARQGPLVRAIRLAIVNLAGVPSVVYGLFGLALFVMMLKFGRCLLSGSATLALLVLPLIISASEEALRQVPRRLRDGSLALGATKWQTVRRVVLPNALPGIITGLILAISRAAGETAPILFTAAFFSLTHPYPKSVFYPVLALPYQLFVMSTEMPEVTTTSKWAAALVLVVLVLGINAGAIVYRARLRRKQRW, from the coding sequence ATGAGGCTGCCCCCCGGCCTCGTGCAGAGGCTGGCCTTCGCCGCCCTCACCGGGGCGATGATCGTGGTTGCGCTACCGGTCGTCGGCATCGTCACCATGATGATCGTCAAGGGCGCGCCGGGGCTGACGGCCAAGCTGTTCTTCCAGGGCTCCCAGGCCCTGTTGCCGGCCATCGTCGGCACGGTGTATCTGGTGCTACTGACGGCCGCCATCGCCGCGCCGGTGGGGATCCTGGCGGCGGTCTACCTGAGCGAATACGCCCGGCAGGGCCCGCTGGTGCGGGCCATCCGGCTGGCGATCGTGAACCTGGCGGGCGTGCCCTCGGTCGTGTACGGTCTGTTCGGGCTGGCGCTGTTCGTGATGATGCTGAAGTTCGGCCGGTGCCTGCTGTCGGGCAGCGCGACACTGGCGCTGCTCGTGCTGCCGCTGATCATCAGCGCCTCGGAAGAGGCGCTGCGGCAGGTGCCGCGGCGGCTGCGGGATGGCTCGCTGGCCCTGGGGGCCACCAAGTGGCAGACGGTGCGGCGCGTGGTGCTGCCCAACGCCTTGCCGGGGATCATCACCGGCCTGATCCTGGCCATCAGCCGCGCCGCGGGAGAGACGGCTCCGATCCTGTTCACGGCCGCCTTCTTCTCCCTGACCCACCCGTATCCCAAGTCCGTCTTCTACCCGGTCCTGGCCCTGCCGTACCAGCTCTTCGTCATGTCCACGGAGATGCCGGAGGTCACGACCACGAGCAAATGGGCCGCGGCCCTCGTACTGGTCGTTCTCGTCTTGGGGATTAACGCCGGGGCCATCGTGTACCGGGCCCGGCTGCGGAGGAAGCAACGGTGGTAG
- a CDS encoding aquaporin — protein MRSRLCAEMFAEAAGSYVLCFFGPGAVAVSVLMGGHTGLWQVASVWGFAIALAIYAVGSVSGAHLNPAVTLAMAVYRKFPAGKVLPYVLAQMAGGVLAAATLLVLFNGTCLHFEATHHIVRGMPGSQLSAMWFGEYFPNPAVYGTDAEAFVQVGVKTAFLAEAVGTAFLLFFIMALTDPRNDASAGRANLHPLLIGFAVAIIISIVAPLTQAGLNPMRDFAPRIVAYFAGWGTIAIPGPRRVDVWVYILAPLVGGLAGAGAYQALIHAGRLAMAPGSQAEAA, from the coding sequence GTGAGGAGCCGGCTCTGCGCCGAGATGTTCGCCGAAGCCGCGGGCTCGTACGTCCTGTGCTTCTTCGGGCCTGGCGCGGTGGCCGTCTCGGTCCTGATGGGCGGGCACACGGGCCTCTGGCAGGTGGCCTCCGTCTGGGGCTTTGCCATCGCGCTGGCGATCTACGCCGTGGGCTCGGTCTCCGGGGCGCACCTGAACCCGGCGGTGACGCTGGCGATGGCCGTGTACCGCAAGTTCCCGGCCGGCAAGGTGCTGCCGTACGTGCTGGCGCAGATGGCCGGCGGCGTTTTGGCGGCGGCCACGCTGCTGGTGCTCTTCAACGGTACGTGCCTGCACTTCGAGGCCACGCATCACATCGTGCGCGGGATGCCCGGCAGCCAGCTCTCGGCCATGTGGTTCGGCGAGTACTTCCCCAACCCCGCGGTCTACGGCACCGACGCCGAGGCCTTCGTGCAAGTCGGCGTGAAGACCGCCTTCCTGGCCGAGGCCGTGGGCACGGCGTTCCTGCTGTTCTTCATCATGGCGCTGACGGACCCCCGCAACGACGCGTCCGCCGGCAGGGCGAACCTGCATCCCCTCCTCATCGGCTTTGCGGTGGCCATCATCATCAGCATCGTGGCCCCCCTGACCCAGGCAGGACTGAACCCCATGCGCGACTTCGCCCCGCGCATCGTGGCGTACTTCGCCGGGTGGGGGACCATCGCCATCCCCGGCCCGCGCCGCGTGGACGTCTGGGTCTACATCCTCGCCCCGCTGGTGGGCGGCCTGGCGGGCGCCGGGGCATACCAGGCGCTCATCCATGCCGGACGCCTGGCCATGGCCCCGGGCTCCCAGGCCGAGGCGGCCTGA
- the pstC gene encoding phosphate ABC transporter permease subunit PstC has protein sequence MRKTTQRIQEWVMERTITLAGIAAIVFVLLIFGFLLRDSLPLLHTASPAALLTDTRWLPTSEPPRFGLLPLLLGSLYVTFGALVLAVPLGLGCAVFIAEVAPPRWREWLKPAVELLAAVPSVVFGFVGMLMVGPWLAERLQLPIGQFAALGSLLLAFMAIPTIVSVAEDALTAVPRALRDNSLAMGATEWQTISRITVPAARSGIIAACLLGLGRAIGETMTVLMVTGNAAVIPHGLAGFMQPVRTMTATIAAEMGETAYHTPHYYALFMVGLLLFGITLVTNMIADVIVHRAGGVKL, from the coding sequence ATGAGGAAGACCACGCAGCGGATACAGGAATGGGTCATGGAGCGCACGATCACCCTCGCCGGGATCGCGGCGATCGTGTTCGTGCTGCTGATCTTCGGCTTCCTGCTGCGCGACTCGCTGCCCCTGCTGCACACGGCGTCACCCGCGGCGCTGCTGACCGACACGCGCTGGCTGCCGACCTCCGAGCCCCCCCGCTTTGGGTTGCTGCCGCTGCTGCTCGGGTCGCTGTACGTGACCTTCGGGGCGCTGGTGCTGGCGGTGCCGCTGGGGCTGGGGTGCGCCGTGTTCATCGCCGAAGTGGCCCCGCCACGCTGGCGCGAATGGCTGAAGCCCGCCGTGGAGCTGCTCGCCGCTGTCCCCTCGGTGGTTTTCGGGTTCGTCGGGATGCTCATGGTGGGGCCGTGGCTGGCAGAGAGGCTCCAACTGCCCATCGGGCAGTTCGCCGCCCTGGGGTCGCTGCTGCTGGCCTTCATGGCGATCCCGACCATCGTGTCGGTGGCCGAGGACGCCCTGACCGCCGTGCCACGGGCGCTGCGCGACAACTCGCTGGCGATGGGCGCGACCGAGTGGCAGACAATCTCGCGCATCACCGTGCCGGCGGCGCGCTCGGGCATCATCGCCGCCTGCCTGCTGGGCCTGGGCCGGGCCATCGGGGAGACGATGACCGTGCTGATGGTCACGGGCAACGCGGCCGTCATCCCCCACGGCCTGGCGGGCTTCATGCAGCCGGTGCGGACCATGACCGCCACGATCGCCGCCGAGATGGGGGAGACGGCGTACCACACGCCGCACTACTACGCCCTGTTCATGGTCGGGCTGTTGCTGTTTGGCATCACGCTGGTGACGAACATGATCGCGGATGTCATCGTGCACCGGGCCGGAGGGGTGAAGCTATGA
- a CDS encoding PstS family phosphate ABC transporter substrate-binding protein: protein MKTVTAVAVLGAVLAAWLCCTGCSRPPDQSAVAPPMPGTEAQPGPQAAGATVSQVGSTTVLPLAEKWRDAFNQQRPEVNLAVSGGGSGAGIEALSNKSAQIANASREIKAREKESAAAKGVNPVEHLVAYDGIAVIVSRDNPLTEISVQKLSDIYTGKITKWDEVGAKGLGAIQLVNRDSASGTYDAFKEMVVQLGGKDKQRDYAAGTMNQTSNEAVKTTVAQGRGAIGYVGLGYVDDTIKTLKVIGLKGGAAVAPSVDTVMNKSYPISRALYMYTDGEPSGAIKDYLDYVKSDAGQAIVVQLGFVPIRKLSR from the coding sequence ATGAAAACGGTAACTGCCGTGGCAGTATTGGGTGCGGTGTTGGCAGCGTGGCTGTGCTGCACCGGGTGCAGCCGCCCGCCGGACCAGTCCGCCGTGGCGCCGCCCATGCCGGGAACCGAGGCCCAGCCGGGCCCACAGGCCGCCGGCGCCACCGTCAGCCAGGTCGGCTCCACCACCGTGCTGCCGCTGGCCGAGAAGTGGCGCGACGCGTTCAACCAGCAGCGCCCGGAAGTGAACCTGGCCGTCTCGGGTGGCGGCTCGGGCGCGGGGATCGAGGCGCTCAGCAACAAGTCGGCCCAGATCGCCAACGCCTCCCGCGAGATCAAGGCCAGGGAGAAGGAGAGCGCCGCCGCCAAGGGCGTCAACCCGGTCGAGCACCTGGTCGCCTACGACGGCATAGCGGTCATCGTCTCCAGGGATAACCCGCTCACGGAGATCTCCGTGCAGAAGCTCTCGGACATCTACACCGGGAAGATCACGAAGTGGGACGAGGTGGGCGCGAAGGGCCTCGGGGCCATCCAGCTCGTGAACCGCGACTCCGCCTCGGGCACCTATGACGCCTTCAAGGAGATGGTCGTGCAGCTCGGCGGCAAGGACAAGCAGCGCGATTACGCCGCCGGCACGATGAACCAGACCTCGAACGAGGCCGTCAAGACGACCGTGGCCCAGGGCAGGGGCGCCATCGGCTACGTCGGCCTGGGCTATGTGGACGACACGATCAAGACGCTGAAGGTCATCGGGCTCAAGGGCGGCGCGGCAGTGGCGCCGAGCGTGGACACGGTCATGAACAAGTCCTATCCGATCTCCCGTGCCCTGTACATGTACACCGATGGCGAGCCGAGTGGCGCCATCAAGGACTACCTGGACTACGTGAAGAGCGACGCCGGCCAGGCCATCGTCGTGCAGCTCGGGTTCGTACCCATCCGCAAGCTGTCCCGGTGA
- a CDS encoding OprO/OprP family phosphate-selective porin, with amino-acid sequence MRNKQLAGFVGLAACLVACVSGAHAEWKISGYTQARYNVWDDAVDDDAFDLRRVRVKLEGPVGEVGEIKLQVDLAGLDDDNGEIELKDALITRPLNGTCKAAVGFTSVPFGYEVPVSSSKRLALERSEAARRLFPGERATGVWFMVRPPEGKPSQPQVDLGLTNGMSKWYDEDSSGNADSDSFAFLGRAQWSVLNTGVAGVSYMGATRKRDLAGVSTDWGSENVLGLHARVPLARRLTLQGEYYTGDYNNTDADGWYGTLEYAIPETTATVFYRYDEFDRGATNDYTRHTAGVAWDVSSNERLTLQGEALEDYAGDKITNFALQYQVKYP; translated from the coding sequence TTGAGGAACAAGCAACTCGCCGGCTTCGTGGGGCTGGCGGCATGTCTGGTGGCGTGCGTGTCGGGGGCTCATGCAGAATGGAAGATCAGTGGGTACACCCAGGCACGCTACAATGTCTGGGACGACGCCGTGGACGATGACGCGTTCGATCTGCGGCGGGTACGGGTCAAGCTGGAGGGGCCGGTCGGCGAGGTGGGCGAAATCAAGCTGCAGGTGGACCTGGCGGGGCTGGACGATGACAATGGCGAGATCGAGCTGAAGGACGCGCTGATCACTCGCCCGCTGAATGGGACGTGCAAGGCGGCCGTGGGCTTCACCTCCGTCCCCTTCGGGTACGAAGTACCGGTCTCCAGCTCCAAGCGCTTGGCGCTGGAGCGCAGCGAGGCGGCGCGGCGGCTCTTCCCTGGCGAGCGCGCCACCGGCGTGTGGTTCATGGTCCGGCCACCCGAGGGCAAGCCGAGCCAGCCGCAAGTGGACCTGGGCCTGACCAACGGCATGTCCAAGTGGTATGACGAGGACAGCAGCGGCAACGCCGACAGCGACAGCTTCGCCTTCCTCGGGCGCGCGCAGTGGTCCGTCCTCAATACCGGCGTGGCCGGGGTAAGCTACATGGGCGCCACACGAAAGCGGGACCTCGCCGGCGTGTCCACCGACTGGGGAAGCGAGAACGTCTTGGGCCTGCATGCCCGTGTGCCGCTGGCCCGTCGACTTACCCTCCAGGGCGAGTACTACACGGGAGACTACAACAACACCGACGCCGACGGCTGGTATGGGACGCTGGAGTACGCGATTCCCGAGACGACGGCCACGGTCTTCTATCGCTATGACGAGTTCGACCGAGGGGCGACGAACGACTACACCCGCCACACCGCCGGCGTGGCGTGGGACGTGAGCAGCAACGAGCGCCTGACGCTGCAGGGCGAGGCGCTGGAGGACTACGCCGGCGACAAGATCACGAACTTCGCCCTGCAATACCAGGTCAAGTATCCCTGA
- a CDS encoding DUF58 domain-containing protein gives MPLTPLALALLLVPALISLVRELVPWAGTLGPLALVAIVLLIALDHLASRRLAVLELERITEDKLSLGAENRVEIRVRNRCPLKLLLLIKDDPPAGFAVDRRTFNLTLAPYDQGTVAYHVRPLARGRYAFGDLHVRGRSRLGLSAWQRRFPAAAEVAVYPNLLEVRRYQLLARSDRLRQAGFRLTRRLGQGTEFESLREYSPDDEFRSIDWKATARRHRPVSRQYETERSQTVVIMVDAGRMMSTLVGDLSRLDYALNAALMFAYVAVERDDAVGLIAFADDVKAFVPPRKGHRQVGLITEALYDLQPALVEPDYAEAFSVLSSRARKRALVACFTDLVDVEASSRLLGHLTALAPHHLPLLITLRDRDLQYVAERQPGDVAETYERALAAQVLHDREAALAVLRQRGVMVLDALPEKLTVAAVNEYLGLKARGRL, from the coding sequence ATGCCCCTCACGCCGCTGGCGCTGGCGCTGCTGCTCGTGCCGGCCCTGATCTCGCTGGTCAGGGAGCTGGTGCCGTGGGCGGGGACGCTGGGCCCCCTGGCGTTGGTGGCCATCGTACTGCTCATCGCCCTGGACCATCTGGCCAGCCGCCGCCTCGCCGTGCTGGAGCTGGAGCGCATCACCGAAGACAAGCTCAGCCTCGGCGCCGAGAACCGCGTCGAGATCCGCGTCCGCAACCGTTGCCCCCTGAAACTGTTGCTGCTCATCAAGGACGATCCCCCCGCCGGCTTCGCCGTGGACCGCCGCACCTTCAACCTGACGCTCGCGCCGTATGACCAGGGCACCGTCGCGTACCATGTCCGCCCCCTGGCGCGCGGGCGCTATGCCTTCGGCGATCTGCACGTGCGGGGGCGCTCGCGCCTGGGCCTGAGCGCCTGGCAGCGCCGCTTCCCGGCCGCGGCCGAGGTGGCGGTCTACCCGAACTTGCTCGAGGTGCGGCGCTACCAACTGCTGGCCCGGTCGGACCGGCTGCGCCAGGCCGGCTTCCGGCTGACGCGGCGGCTGGGGCAGGGCACGGAGTTCGAGAGCCTGCGCGAGTACAGCCCCGATGATGAGTTCCGCAGCATTGACTGGAAGGCCACGGCGCGCCGCCACCGCCCCGTCAGTCGTCAGTATGAGACCGAGCGCAGCCAGACGGTCGTCATCATGGTGGACGCCGGGCGCATGATGAGCACGCTCGTGGGCGACCTGTCGCGCCTGGACTATGCGCTCAATGCCGCGCTCATGTTCGCCTACGTCGCCGTGGAGCGCGATGACGCCGTGGGCCTGATCGCCTTCGCTGACGACGTGAAGGCCTTCGTGCCGCCACGCAAGGGCCATCGCCAGGTGGGCCTCATCACCGAGGCGCTGTACGACCTGCAGCCGGCCCTCGTGGAGCCGGACTATGCCGAGGCGTTCTCGGTGCTCTCCTCCCGCGCGCGCAAACGGGCGCTGGTGGCGTGCTTCACCGACCTGGTGGATGTGGAGGCCTCCAGCCGCCTGCTGGGGCACCTCACCGCCCTGGCCCCGCACCATCTGCCGCTGCTGATCACGCTGCGCGACCGCGACTTGCAGTACGTCGCCGAGCGCCAGCCCGGCGATGTGGCCGAGACTTACGAGCGGGCCCTGGCGGCGCAGGTGCTGCACGACCGTGAGGCGGCGTTGGCGGTGCTGCGGCAACGCGGGGTGATGGTGCTGGATGCGCTGCCGGAGAAGCTGACGGTGGCGGCGGTCAACGAGTACCTGGGGTTGAAGGCCCGGGGCCGCCTGTAG
- the pstB gene encoding phosphate ABC transporter ATP-binding protein PstB yields MVEPATIQAGAEAIRPPEVIVRPPGEIRLATHDLHMRYGSFHALKGISMAVPARQITALIGPSGCGKSSFLRCFNRMNDVIDGVRIEGDVLLDGEDINRPGLDVAELRKRVGMVFQAPNPFPMSIYDNIAYGPRLHGSPGREELDQLVEESLRGAALWDEVKDKLRQSALGLSGGQQQRLCIARVLAVRPEVLLMDEPASALDPTATFHIEELMLRLKDQYTIVIVTHNMYQASRVSTYTGFFLLGELVEYGPTERIFENPVDRRTDDYVRGRFG; encoded by the coding sequence GTGGTAGAACCTGCGACCATTCAGGCGGGGGCGGAGGCCATCCGCCCGCCGGAGGTCATTGTCCGGCCGCCCGGAGAGATCCGGCTGGCGACCCACGACCTGCACATGCGCTACGGGTCGTTCCATGCCCTCAAGGGCATCAGCATGGCGGTGCCCGCGCGGCAGATCACGGCCCTGATCGGGCCGTCGGGATGCGGCAAGTCGTCGTTCCTGCGCTGCTTCAACCGCATGAACGACGTGATTGACGGCGTGCGCATCGAGGGTGACGTACTGCTCGACGGGGAGGACATCAACCGGCCGGGGCTCGACGTAGCCGAGCTGCGCAAGCGTGTGGGGATGGTCTTCCAGGCGCCGAACCCCTTCCCGATGAGCATCTACGACAACATCGCCTACGGCCCGCGCCTGCACGGCAGCCCGGGTCGCGAGGAGCTGGACCAACTGGTCGAGGAGAGCCTGCGGGGCGCGGCGCTGTGGGACGAAGTGAAGGACAAGCTGCGGCAGTCGGCGCTGGGACTGTCGGGCGGGCAGCAGCAGCGGCTGTGCATCGCCCGCGTGCTGGCTGTGCGACCCGAGGTGCTGCTGATGGACGAGCCCGCCAGCGCCCTCGACCCGACCGCCACTTTCCACATTGAGGAGCTGATGCTGCGCCTCAAGGACCAGTACACGATCGTCATCGTGACCCACAACATGTACCAGGCCTCGCGTGTCTCGACGTACACCGGCTTCTTTCTGCTGGGCGAGCTGGTGGAGTACGGCCCGACCGAGCGCATCTTCGAGAATCCCGTGGACCGGCGCACTGATGACTACGTGCGCGGCCGCTTTGGGTAG
- the phoU gene encoding phosphate signaling complex protein PhoU — translation MDNGTMRTRQSFDEELHQLEQRLLQFGSYVEGMLEQATRALVGQDLNLARQVVAADDRADEMDLEIEHTCMRLLALQQPMARDLRMIGTVMKIIVDVERIGDYSVDIAKAALSLADTAYFKPLVDLPRMSELVRGLLRCALEALVKRDLDLARECGEMDNAVDAMWKSLRAELEGIMQQHPEVVPQAVALILVTRYLERIADHAVNVAERVTYIETGHVETLVRRHSGDASEAT, via the coding sequence ATGGATAACGGCACCATGCGCACCCGCCAGTCTTTCGACGAAGAACTGCACCAGCTCGAGCAGCGCCTGCTGCAGTTCGGCTCGTACGTGGAGGGCATGCTCGAGCAGGCCACACGCGCCCTCGTGGGACAGGACCTGAACCTCGCCCGCCAGGTCGTCGCCGCGGACGACCGGGCCGACGAGATGGATCTGGAGATCGAGCACACCTGCATGCGCCTGCTGGCCCTGCAGCAGCCGATGGCGCGTGACCTGCGCATGATCGGCACCGTGATGAAGATCATCGTGGATGTCGAACGCATCGGCGACTACTCGGTGGACATCGCCAAGGCCGCGCTGAGCCTGGCCGACACGGCGTACTTCAAGCCGCTGGTGGACCTGCCGAGGATGAGCGAGCTGGTGCGCGGCCTGCTCCGCTGCGCGCTGGAGGCGCTCGTGAAGCGCGACTTGGACCTGGCGCGGGAGTGTGGGGAGATGGACAACGCCGTGGACGCCATGTGGAAGAGCCTGCGCGCCGAGTTGGAGGGGATCATGCAGCAACACCCCGAGGTCGTGCCGCAGGCCGTGGCGCTGATCCTCGTGACGCGCTACCTCGAGCGCATCGCTGATCATGCCGTCAACGTCGCCGAGCGCGTCACGTACATCGAGACAGGCCACGTGGAGACGCTGGTGCGCCGCCACAGCGGGGACGCCAGCGAGGCCACGTAG